In Tenebrio molitor chromosome 6, icTenMoli1.1, whole genome shotgun sequence, one genomic interval encodes:
- the spri gene encoding protein sprint isoform X3, translated as MLPETLLDNGLRSPNNNTGLPRTRGSLCLSPVTGSTIVDNKRRSWCGTPSPQTHFASRRYGELGHFKPRSDAFLEPYLLGDRQSPMVGAPSPSPPPCRNARNSSPAPPSRSASGESLLSSNGGSEGGSEDSGESGYGATCDIGLTERLIRSHPIWFLPGIQRAGAFHLLQGKEEGCFVVRQSSQSDTMALSVRLPIDKGPYIEHYLIQSTEGHLGLETSENRFGSIPELIAHYANCCDELPVQLTLPKAIREAKSRQQLSSLALLGQEFWRYSPPPSAATSPDADLVLNLNPLMTTFKTAEPSTPIPKENSRPARPNTLNLMSFIEPNKVELSKPKNESASKTPPPPPPRWSKPSTPQNNFTVTTTVTFSVNAQGTDEQQGSEVEVVRCDPKRMSPEGQCNSTISSKGSSRRGGPTDQVLSPNGSILSPNSDLNSLLSPDTLSPLSASKTSRHSKRSKHKLSKHYQESDIVDSPTFYYRSGLGDKISDYEDVWTNEPTTNKPKSLASPDLLQHTANVVSLNNNVLSPVESHRSDCSTPVQNCKNQLLQSPLIEDMASPHAPKQGSPFYAEPADSIANPVPRRPLPRTMIPMQQRHSNPPGLLSHSPLSPGLERIDSDFNGMSSSADNLSPKQRLPALRKPEAKPVQPPSIKTRGNDSWQVDNGWTFRSSECDVTMESSDPEYDSDWPVIPTLMSSSPQPYTPDPEDRTTVQDMISKRFPDIRTSAELTIDEELCRMSAYDNVDDRRVPRAPPSEISELTEFSDPWTELNQGVAETDDSVSERIDHGTKVMNRSKSFKDRLDPLLSAPRLQALRNRERSGPKAVGAAIRTYALELAQDKNTTFAQNIDNFIACTCESKETNPQIIMRNMRQFMSGMKNYLVKHGEKGFYKEIERERSKLKPTEFLNLDAILEGVMHKLVVKPLKGHLQKLFLDHYTKTGAIRLLADNIQFAATRPIAELAIKPKITLPSDSSLGTISQYLQRLQTADSPLEKLEYLLAAIATIFNSVKTGQLTGSGKAAQLGADDFLPLFVWVLVRTNFVAAEIEAEYMWGLLHPSLLSGEGGYYLTTLSSAVHVLKNFKESCVENVKSNNAKNDVSGRESVVCASWTSVRFQSVLKVVVPDELHGSILTKTLPAKPHMTTKDVCNIIAHKARITNPQDYALYRVTDGEETLLLDNECPQDFISGSKHTMLAYKRTDAKIAWPNQDKLNL; from the exons ATGCTGCCCGAGACGCTACTCGACAACGGCCTGCGGAGTCCCAACAACAACACGGGACTCCCGCGGACCAGGGGCAGTCTCTGCTTGAGTCCCGTCACCGGGAGCACGATCGTCGACAACAAGCGGAGGAGTTGGTGCGGAACTCCCTCGCCTCAGACGCACTTCGCGTCGAGGAGGTACGGCGAGTTGGGACACTTCAAACCACG AAGCGATGCCTTCCTCGAACCGTACCTGCTGGGCGACCGTCAGAGCCCGATGGTGGGAGCGCCGTCCCCGTCGCCGCCTCCGTGTCGAAACGCCCGTAACTCGTCTCCCGCGCCGCCATCCCGATCGGCGTCCGGCGAGTCCCTCCTGTCATCCAACGGGGGTTCGGAGGGCGGCAGCGAGGACAGCGGAGAATCAG GTTACGGAGCCACCTGCGACATCGGTCTCACCGAACGCCTGATCAGGTCGCACCCCATCTGGTTCCTGCCCGGAATCCAGAGAGCCGGGGCGTTCCACTTGCTCCAAGGCAAAGAAGAAGGTTGTTTCGTGGTAAGACAGTCGTCGCAGAGCGACACCATGGCCCTCTCCGTGCGACTCCCCATCGACAAGGGACCCTACATCGAGCACTACCTCATCCAGTCCACCGAAGGACATTTGGGGCTCGAGACGAGCGAGAACCGCTTCGGCAGCATACCGGAACTGATCGCTCACTACGCCAACTGTTGCGACGAGCTTCCGGTGCAGCTGACCTTGCCGAAAGCGATAAGGGAGGCGAAGAGCAGACAGCAGTTGTCGTCGCTCGCCCTCCTCGGACAGGAGTTCTGGCGGTACAGCCCTCCGCCGTCGGCGGCGACGAGTCCCGACGCCGACCTGGTCCTCAACCTGAACCCGCTGATGACGACGTTCAAGACGGCGGAGCCTTCGACTCCCATTCCGAAGGAGAACAGCAGACCGGCGAGACCCAACACCTTGAACCTGATGAGTTTCATCGAACCCAACAAGGTCGAACTGTCGAAGCCGAAGAACGAGAGCGCGTCCAAGACGCCCCCGCCGCCTCCACCCAGGTGGTCCAAGCCGTCGACTCCCCAAAACAACTTCACGGTCACCACCACCGTCACGTTCAGCGTGAACGCGCAAGGCACCGACGAGCAGCAAGGGTCGGAGGTCGAGGTGGTCCGCTGCGACCCCAAGAGGATGTCGCCCGAGGGCCAGTGCAACTCGACGATATCGTCGAAGGGCAGCTCGAGGAGGGGCGGCCCCACCGACCAGGTTCTCTCGCCCAACGGGTCAATCCTCTCGCCCAATTCCGACCTGAACAGCCTCTTATCTCCCGATACGTTATCGCCTTTATCGGCGAGCAAAACATCGCGACACAGCAAACGCTCCAAACACAAGTTGTCCAAGCACTATCAAGAAAGCGACATCGTCGACTCGCCCACTTTCTACTACAGGAGCGGTCTGGGCGACAAGATCAGCGATTACGAAGACGTGTGGACCAACGAACCGACGACCAACAAGCCCAAGAGTCTGGCCTCGCCCGATCTGCTCCAGCACACCGCGAACGTGGTCTCGCTCAACAACAACGTGCTCAGTCCGGTGGAGTCGCACAGGAGCGACTGCAGCACCCCGGTGCAGAACTGCAAGAATCAGCTCCTCCAGTCGCCCCTCATCGAGGACATGGCGAGCCCCCACGCCCCCAAGCAGGGGAGTCCCTTCTACGCCGAACCGGCGGATTCCATCGCGAACCCGGTGCCGAGGAGGCCGCTCCCCCGGACGATGATTCCGATGCAGCAGCGCCACTCCAATCCGCCGGGTCTGCTGTCGCACTCGCCCCTGAGCCCGGGCCTGGAGCGGATAGACTCGGACTTCAACG GGATGTCGTCTTCAGCGGACAACCTGAGCCCCAAGCAGAGACTCCCCGCGTTGCGCAAGCCCGAAGCGAAGCCGGTGCAGCCGCCGTCGATCAAAACCCGCGGCAACGACAGCTGGCAAGTGGACAACGGTTGGACCTTCCGAA GTAGCGAGTGCGACGTCACGATGGAGTCGAGCGACCCCGAGTACGACTCGGACTGGCCGGTCATCCCCACGCTGATGTCGTCGTCGCCGCAGCCGTACACGCCCGACCCCGAAGACAGGACGACAGTCCAGGACATGATCTCGAAGCGGTTCCCCGACATCCGCACCTCCGCAGAACTGACGATAGACGAGGAGCTGTGCAGGATGTCCGCCTACGACAACGTCGACGACCGGAGAGTCCCGAGGGCGCCGCCGTCGGAGATCAGCGAGCTCACCGAATTCTCCGACCCGTGGACGGAACTGAACCAGGGAGTCGCGGAG ACGGACGATTCCGTGTCGGAACGGATCGACCACGGTACAAAAGTGATGAACAGGTCGAAGAGCTTCAAGGACAGACTGGATCCGCTACTTT CCGCCCCACGTTTGCAAGCGTTGAGGAACAGAGAGCGGAGCGGACCGAAAGCCGTGGGGGCCGCCATCAGGACCTACGCCCTGGAGCTGGCCCAAGACAAGAACACCACGTTCGCTCAAAACATCGACAACTTCATCGCTTGCACCTGCGAGTCGAAAGAGACCAATCCGCAGATAATCATGAGGAACATGAGGCAGTTCATGTCGGGGATGAAGAACTACCTGGTGAAACACGGCGAGAAGGGGTTCTACAAGGAGATCGAGAGGGAGAGGAGCAAGCTGAAACCGACGGAGTTTCTCAATTTGGACGCCATCTTGGAAGGGGTGATGCACAAGTTGGTGGTGAAACCGCTGAAAGGACACTTGCAGAAGTTGTTCCTCGACCACTACACCAAAACCGGAGCCATCAGGTTGTTGGCGGACAACATCCAGTTCGCGGCGACGCGCCCCATCGCAGAGTTGGCCATCAAG CCGAAAATCACTCTGCCGTCGGACAGCTCCCTCGGCACGATCTCCCAGTACTTGCAGAGGCTCCAGACGGCGGACTCGCCCCTCGAGAAGCTGGAGTACCTCCTCGCGGCCATCGCCACCATCTTCAATTCG GTGAAGACCGGGCAGCTGACGGGGTCGGGGAAGGCGGCGCAGCTGGGGGCGGACGACTTCCTGCCGTTGTTCGTGTGGGTATTGGTCAGGACGAATTTCGTCGCGGCGGAAATCGAGGCCGAGTACATGTGGGGGCTGCTGCATCCGTCGCTGCTGTCGGGCGAAGGGGGCTACTACTTGACCACGTTGTCGTCGGCGGTCCACGTGCTCAAGAACTTCAAAGAGAGTTGCGTGGAGAACGTCAAGAGTAACAACGCGAAGAACGACGTAAGTGGGCGCGAGTCTGTGGTTTGTGCGAGTTGGACGAGCGTTCGGTTCCAGTCGGTGCTGAAAGTGGTGGTTCCCGACGAGCTGCACGGGTCGATCTTGACGAAGACGTTGCCGGCGAAACCGCACATGACCACGAAGGACGTCTGCAATATCATCGCGCACAAGGCTAGGATAACGAATCCGCAGGATTACGCTCTCTATCGAGTCACG
- the spri gene encoding protein sprint isoform X10, which translates to MCLSIVARSDAFLEPYLLGDRQSPMVGAPSPSPPPCRNARNSSPAPPSRSASGESLLSSNGGSEGGSEDSGESGYGATCDIGLTERLIRSHPIWFLPGIQRAGAFHLLQGKEEGCFVVRQSSQSDTMALSVRLPIDKGPYIEHYLIQSTEGHLGLETSENRFGSIPELIAHYANCCDELPVQLTLPKAIREAKSRQQLSSLALLGQEFWRYSPPPSAATSPDADLVLNLNPLMTTFKTAEPSTPIPKENSRPARPNTLNLMSFIEPNKVELSKPKNESASKTPPPPPPRWSKPSTPQNNFTVTTTVTFSVNAQGTDEQQGSEVEVVRCDPKRMSPEGQCNSTISSKGSSRRGGPTDQVLSPNGSILSPNSDLNSLLSPDTLSPLSASKTSRHSKRSKHKLSKHYQESDIVDSPTFYYRSGLGDKISDYEDVWTNEPTTNKPKSLASPDLLQHTANVVSLNNNVLSPVESHRSDCSTPVQNCKNQLLQSPLIEDMASPHAPKQGSPFYAEPADSIANPVPRRPLPRTMIPMQQRHSNPPGLLSHSPLSPGLERIDSDFNGMSSSADNLSPKQRLPALRKPEAKPVQPPSIKTRGNDSWQVDNGWTFRSSECDVTMESSDPEYDSDWPVIPTLMSSSPQPYTPDPEDRTTVQDMISKRFPDIRTSAELTIDEELCRMSAYDNVDDRRVPRAPPSEISELTEFSDPWTELNQGVAETDDSVSERIDHGTKVMNRSKSFKDRLDPLLSAPRLQALRNRERSGPKAVGAAIRTYALELAQDKNTTFAQNIDNFIACTCESKETNPQIIMRNMRQFMSGMKNYLVKHGEKGFYKEIERERSKLKPTEFLNLDAILEGVMHKLVVKPLKGHLQKLFLDHYTKTGAIRLLADNIQFAATRPIAELAIKPKITLPSDSSLGTISQYLQRLQTADSPLEKLEYLLAAIATIFNSVKTGQLTGSGKAAQLGADDFLPLFVWVLVRTNFVAAEIEAEYMWGLLHPSLLSGEGGYYLTTLSSAVHVLKNFKESCVENVKSNNAKNDVSGRESVVCASWTSVRFQSVLKVVVPDELHGSILTKTLPAKPHMTTKDVCNIIAHKARITNPQDYALYRVTDGEETLLLDNECPQDFISGSKHTMLAYKRTDAKIAWPNQDKLNL; encoded by the exons AAGCGATGCCTTCCTCGAACCGTACCTGCTGGGCGACCGTCAGAGCCCGATGGTGGGAGCGCCGTCCCCGTCGCCGCCTCCGTGTCGAAACGCCCGTAACTCGTCTCCCGCGCCGCCATCCCGATCGGCGTCCGGCGAGTCCCTCCTGTCATCCAACGGGGGTTCGGAGGGCGGCAGCGAGGACAGCGGAGAATCAG GTTACGGAGCCACCTGCGACATCGGTCTCACCGAACGCCTGATCAGGTCGCACCCCATCTGGTTCCTGCCCGGAATCCAGAGAGCCGGGGCGTTCCACTTGCTCCAAGGCAAAGAAGAAGGTTGTTTCGTGGTAAGACAGTCGTCGCAGAGCGACACCATGGCCCTCTCCGTGCGACTCCCCATCGACAAGGGACCCTACATCGAGCACTACCTCATCCAGTCCACCGAAGGACATTTGGGGCTCGAGACGAGCGAGAACCGCTTCGGCAGCATACCGGAACTGATCGCTCACTACGCCAACTGTTGCGACGAGCTTCCGGTGCAGCTGACCTTGCCGAAAGCGATAAGGGAGGCGAAGAGCAGACAGCAGTTGTCGTCGCTCGCCCTCCTCGGACAGGAGTTCTGGCGGTACAGCCCTCCGCCGTCGGCGGCGACGAGTCCCGACGCCGACCTGGTCCTCAACCTGAACCCGCTGATGACGACGTTCAAGACGGCGGAGCCTTCGACTCCCATTCCGAAGGAGAACAGCAGACCGGCGAGACCCAACACCTTGAACCTGATGAGTTTCATCGAACCCAACAAGGTCGAACTGTCGAAGCCGAAGAACGAGAGCGCGTCCAAGACGCCCCCGCCGCCTCCACCCAGGTGGTCCAAGCCGTCGACTCCCCAAAACAACTTCACGGTCACCACCACCGTCACGTTCAGCGTGAACGCGCAAGGCACCGACGAGCAGCAAGGGTCGGAGGTCGAGGTGGTCCGCTGCGACCCCAAGAGGATGTCGCCCGAGGGCCAGTGCAACTCGACGATATCGTCGAAGGGCAGCTCGAGGAGGGGCGGCCCCACCGACCAGGTTCTCTCGCCCAACGGGTCAATCCTCTCGCCCAATTCCGACCTGAACAGCCTCTTATCTCCCGATACGTTATCGCCTTTATCGGCGAGCAAAACATCGCGACACAGCAAACGCTCCAAACACAAGTTGTCCAAGCACTATCAAGAAAGCGACATCGTCGACTCGCCCACTTTCTACTACAGGAGCGGTCTGGGCGACAAGATCAGCGATTACGAAGACGTGTGGACCAACGAACCGACGACCAACAAGCCCAAGAGTCTGGCCTCGCCCGATCTGCTCCAGCACACCGCGAACGTGGTCTCGCTCAACAACAACGTGCTCAGTCCGGTGGAGTCGCACAGGAGCGACTGCAGCACCCCGGTGCAGAACTGCAAGAATCAGCTCCTCCAGTCGCCCCTCATCGAGGACATGGCGAGCCCCCACGCCCCCAAGCAGGGGAGTCCCTTCTACGCCGAACCGGCGGATTCCATCGCGAACCCGGTGCCGAGGAGGCCGCTCCCCCGGACGATGATTCCGATGCAGCAGCGCCACTCCAATCCGCCGGGTCTGCTGTCGCACTCGCCCCTGAGCCCGGGCCTGGAGCGGATAGACTCGGACTTCAACG GGATGTCGTCTTCAGCGGACAACCTGAGCCCCAAGCAGAGACTCCCCGCGTTGCGCAAGCCCGAAGCGAAGCCGGTGCAGCCGCCGTCGATCAAAACCCGCGGCAACGACAGCTGGCAAGTGGACAACGGTTGGACCTTCCGAA GTAGCGAGTGCGACGTCACGATGGAGTCGAGCGACCCCGAGTACGACTCGGACTGGCCGGTCATCCCCACGCTGATGTCGTCGTCGCCGCAGCCGTACACGCCCGACCCCGAAGACAGGACGACAGTCCAGGACATGATCTCGAAGCGGTTCCCCGACATCCGCACCTCCGCAGAACTGACGATAGACGAGGAGCTGTGCAGGATGTCCGCCTACGACAACGTCGACGACCGGAGAGTCCCGAGGGCGCCGCCGTCGGAGATCAGCGAGCTCACCGAATTCTCCGACCCGTGGACGGAACTGAACCAGGGAGTCGCGGAG ACGGACGATTCCGTGTCGGAACGGATCGACCACGGTACAAAAGTGATGAACAGGTCGAAGAGCTTCAAGGACAGACTGGATCCGCTACTTT CCGCCCCACGTTTGCAAGCGTTGAGGAACAGAGAGCGGAGCGGACCGAAAGCCGTGGGGGCCGCCATCAGGACCTACGCCCTGGAGCTGGCCCAAGACAAGAACACCACGTTCGCTCAAAACATCGACAACTTCATCGCTTGCACCTGCGAGTCGAAAGAGACCAATCCGCAGATAATCATGAGGAACATGAGGCAGTTCATGTCGGGGATGAAGAACTACCTGGTGAAACACGGCGAGAAGGGGTTCTACAAGGAGATCGAGAGGGAGAGGAGCAAGCTGAAACCGACGGAGTTTCTCAATTTGGACGCCATCTTGGAAGGGGTGATGCACAAGTTGGTGGTGAAACCGCTGAAAGGACACTTGCAGAAGTTGTTCCTCGACCACTACACCAAAACCGGAGCCATCAGGTTGTTGGCGGACAACATCCAGTTCGCGGCGACGCGCCCCATCGCAGAGTTGGCCATCAAG CCGAAAATCACTCTGCCGTCGGACAGCTCCCTCGGCACGATCTCCCAGTACTTGCAGAGGCTCCAGACGGCGGACTCGCCCCTCGAGAAGCTGGAGTACCTCCTCGCGGCCATCGCCACCATCTTCAATTCG GTGAAGACCGGGCAGCTGACGGGGTCGGGGAAGGCGGCGCAGCTGGGGGCGGACGACTTCCTGCCGTTGTTCGTGTGGGTATTGGTCAGGACGAATTTCGTCGCGGCGGAAATCGAGGCCGAGTACATGTGGGGGCTGCTGCATCCGTCGCTGCTGTCGGGCGAAGGGGGCTACTACTTGACCACGTTGTCGTCGGCGGTCCACGTGCTCAAGAACTTCAAAGAGAGTTGCGTGGAGAACGTCAAGAGTAACAACGCGAAGAACGACGTAAGTGGGCGCGAGTCTGTGGTTTGTGCGAGTTGGACGAGCGTTCGGTTCCAGTCGGTGCTGAAAGTGGTGGTTCCCGACGAGCTGCACGGGTCGATCTTGACGAAGACGTTGCCGGCGAAACCGCACATGACCACGAAGGACGTCTGCAATATCATCGCGCACAAGGCTAGGATAACGAATCCGCAGGATTACGCTCTCTATCGAGTCACG
- the spri gene encoding protein sprint isoform X7: MADYYGLLSSLATDLDNMLSELCTTPPPPYDRLSDSELHTRSDAFLEPYLLGDRQSPMVGAPSPSPPPCRNARNSSPAPPSRSASGESLLSSNGGSEGGSEDSGESGYGATCDIGLTERLIRSHPIWFLPGIQRAGAFHLLQGKEEGCFVVRQSSQSDTMALSVRLPIDKGPYIEHYLIQSTEGHLGLETSENRFGSIPELIAHYANCCDELPVQLTLPKAIREAKSRQQLSSLALLGQEFWRYSPPPSAATSPDADLVLNLNPLMTTFKTAEPSTPIPKENSRPARPNTLNLMSFIEPNKVELSKPKNESASKTPPPPPPRWSKPSTPQNNFTVTTTVTFSVNAQGTDEQQGSEVEVVRCDPKRMSPEGQCNSTISSKGSSRRGGPTDQVLSPNGSILSPNSDLNSLLSPDTLSPLSASKTSRHSKRSKHKLSKHYQESDIVDSPTFYYRSGLGDKISDYEDVWTNEPTTNKPKSLASPDLLQHTANVVSLNNNVLSPVESHRSDCSTPVQNCKNQLLQSPLIEDMASPHAPKQGSPFYAEPADSIANPVPRRPLPRTMIPMQQRHSNPPGLLSHSPLSPGLERIDSDFNGMSSSADNLSPKQRLPALRKPEAKPVQPPSIKTRGNDSWQVDNGWTFRSSECDVTMESSDPEYDSDWPVIPTLMSSSPQPYTPDPEDRTTVQDMISKRFPDIRTSAELTIDEELCRMSAYDNVDDRRVPRAPPSEISELTEFSDPWTELNQGVAETDDSVSERIDHGTKVMNRSKSFKDRLDPLLSAPRLQALRNRERSGPKAVGAAIRTYALELAQDKNTTFAQNIDNFIACTCESKETNPQIIMRNMRQFMSGMKNYLVKHGEKGFYKEIERERSKLKPTEFLNLDAILEGVMHKLVVKPLKGHLQKLFLDHYTKTGAIRLLADNIQFAATRPIAELAIKPKITLPSDSSLGTISQYLQRLQTADSPLEKLEYLLAAIATIFNSVKTGQLTGSGKAAQLGADDFLPLFVWVLVRTNFVAAEIEAEYMWGLLHPSLLSGEGGYYLTTLSSAVHVLKNFKESCVENVKSNNAKNDVSGRESVVCASWTSVRFQSVLKVVVPDELHGSILTKTLPAKPHMTTKDVCNIIAHKARITNPQDYALYRVTDGEETLLLDNECPQDFISGSKHTMLAYKRTDAKIAWPNQDKLNL, encoded by the exons AAGCGATGCCTTCCTCGAACCGTACCTGCTGGGCGACCGTCAGAGCCCGATGGTGGGAGCGCCGTCCCCGTCGCCGCCTCCGTGTCGAAACGCCCGTAACTCGTCTCCCGCGCCGCCATCCCGATCGGCGTCCGGCGAGTCCCTCCTGTCATCCAACGGGGGTTCGGAGGGCGGCAGCGAGGACAGCGGAGAATCAG GTTACGGAGCCACCTGCGACATCGGTCTCACCGAACGCCTGATCAGGTCGCACCCCATCTGGTTCCTGCCCGGAATCCAGAGAGCCGGGGCGTTCCACTTGCTCCAAGGCAAAGAAGAAGGTTGTTTCGTGGTAAGACAGTCGTCGCAGAGCGACACCATGGCCCTCTCCGTGCGACTCCCCATCGACAAGGGACCCTACATCGAGCACTACCTCATCCAGTCCACCGAAGGACATTTGGGGCTCGAGACGAGCGAGAACCGCTTCGGCAGCATACCGGAACTGATCGCTCACTACGCCAACTGTTGCGACGAGCTTCCGGTGCAGCTGACCTTGCCGAAAGCGATAAGGGAGGCGAAGAGCAGACAGCAGTTGTCGTCGCTCGCCCTCCTCGGACAGGAGTTCTGGCGGTACAGCCCTCCGCCGTCGGCGGCGACGAGTCCCGACGCCGACCTGGTCCTCAACCTGAACCCGCTGATGACGACGTTCAAGACGGCGGAGCCTTCGACTCCCATTCCGAAGGAGAACAGCAGACCGGCGAGACCCAACACCTTGAACCTGATGAGTTTCATCGAACCCAACAAGGTCGAACTGTCGAAGCCGAAGAACGAGAGCGCGTCCAAGACGCCCCCGCCGCCTCCACCCAGGTGGTCCAAGCCGTCGACTCCCCAAAACAACTTCACGGTCACCACCACCGTCACGTTCAGCGTGAACGCGCAAGGCACCGACGAGCAGCAAGGGTCGGAGGTCGAGGTGGTCCGCTGCGACCCCAAGAGGATGTCGCCCGAGGGCCAGTGCAACTCGACGATATCGTCGAAGGGCAGCTCGAGGAGGGGCGGCCCCACCGACCAGGTTCTCTCGCCCAACGGGTCAATCCTCTCGCCCAATTCCGACCTGAACAGCCTCTTATCTCCCGATACGTTATCGCCTTTATCGGCGAGCAAAACATCGCGACACAGCAAACGCTCCAAACACAAGTTGTCCAAGCACTATCAAGAAAGCGACATCGTCGACTCGCCCACTTTCTACTACAGGAGCGGTCTGGGCGACAAGATCAGCGATTACGAAGACGTGTGGACCAACGAACCGACGACCAACAAGCCCAAGAGTCTGGCCTCGCCCGATCTGCTCCAGCACACCGCGAACGTGGTCTCGCTCAACAACAACGTGCTCAGTCCGGTGGAGTCGCACAGGAGCGACTGCAGCACCCCGGTGCAGAACTGCAAGAATCAGCTCCTCCAGTCGCCCCTCATCGAGGACATGGCGAGCCCCCACGCCCCCAAGCAGGGGAGTCCCTTCTACGCCGAACCGGCGGATTCCATCGCGAACCCGGTGCCGAGGAGGCCGCTCCCCCGGACGATGATTCCGATGCAGCAGCGCCACTCCAATCCGCCGGGTCTGCTGTCGCACTCGCCCCTGAGCCCGGGCCTGGAGCGGATAGACTCGGACTTCAACG GGATGTCGTCTTCAGCGGACAACCTGAGCCCCAAGCAGAGACTCCCCGCGTTGCGCAAGCCCGAAGCGAAGCCGGTGCAGCCGCCGTCGATCAAAACCCGCGGCAACGACAGCTGGCAAGTGGACAACGGTTGGACCTTCCGAA GTAGCGAGTGCGACGTCACGATGGAGTCGAGCGACCCCGAGTACGACTCGGACTGGCCGGTCATCCCCACGCTGATGTCGTCGTCGCCGCAGCCGTACACGCCCGACCCCGAAGACAGGACGACAGTCCAGGACATGATCTCGAAGCGGTTCCCCGACATCCGCACCTCCGCAGAACTGACGATAGACGAGGAGCTGTGCAGGATGTCCGCCTACGACAACGTCGACGACCGGAGAGTCCCGAGGGCGCCGCCGTCGGAGATCAGCGAGCTCACCGAATTCTCCGACCCGTGGACGGAACTGAACCAGGGAGTCGCGGAG ACGGACGATTCCGTGTCGGAACGGATCGACCACGGTACAAAAGTGATGAACAGGTCGAAGAGCTTCAAGGACAGACTGGATCCGCTACTTT CCGCCCCACGTTTGCAAGCGTTGAGGAACAGAGAGCGGAGCGGACCGAAAGCCGTGGGGGCCGCCATCAGGACCTACGCCCTGGAGCTGGCCCAAGACAAGAACACCACGTTCGCTCAAAACATCGACAACTTCATCGCTTGCACCTGCGAGTCGAAAGAGACCAATCCGCAGATAATCATGAGGAACATGAGGCAGTTCATGTCGGGGATGAAGAACTACCTGGTGAAACACGGCGAGAAGGGGTTCTACAAGGAGATCGAGAGGGAGAGGAGCAAGCTGAAACCGACGGAGTTTCTCAATTTGGACGCCATCTTGGAAGGGGTGATGCACAAGTTGGTGGTGAAACCGCTGAAAGGACACTTGCAGAAGTTGTTCCTCGACCACTACACCAAAACCGGAGCCATCAGGTTGTTGGCGGACAACATCCAGTTCGCGGCGACGCGCCCCATCGCAGAGTTGGCCATCAAG CCGAAAATCACTCTGCCGTCGGACAGCTCCCTCGGCACGATCTCCCAGTACTTGCAGAGGCTCCAGACGGCGGACTCGCCCCTCGAGAAGCTGGAGTACCTCCTCGCGGCCATCGCCACCATCTTCAATTCG GTGAAGACCGGGCAGCTGACGGGGTCGGGGAAGGCGGCGCAGCTGGGGGCGGACGACTTCCTGCCGTTGTTCGTGTGGGTATTGGTCAGGACGAATTTCGTCGCGGCGGAAATCGAGGCCGAGTACATGTGGGGGCTGCTGCATCCGTCGCTGCTGTCGGGCGAAGGGGGCTACTACTTGACCACGTTGTCGTCGGCGGTCCACGTGCTCAAGAACTTCAAAGAGAGTTGCGTGGAGAACGTCAAGAGTAACAACGCGAAGAACGACGTAAGTGGGCGCGAGTCTGTGGTTTGTGCGAGTTGGACGAGCGTTCGGTTCCAGTCGGTGCTGAAAGTGGTGGTTCCCGACGAGCTGCACGGGTCGATCTTGACGAAGACGTTGCCGGCGAAACCGCACATGACCACGAAGGACGTCTGCAATATCATCGCGCACAAGGCTAGGATAACGAATCCGCAGGATTACGCTCTCTATCGAGTCACG